Proteins from one Telopea speciosissima isolate NSW1024214 ecotype Mountain lineage chromosome 1, Tspe_v1, whole genome shotgun sequence genomic window:
- the LOC122643914 gene encoding geraniol 8-hydroxylase-like, with protein MNFFTLVIGLLLVLWSQRAWISVLILGMRHKRLPPGPVPLPIVGSLFKLGNKPNESLARLAKTYGPLMTLKLGCVTTVVASSATMAKEVLQTHDQALSGRFVVDAVRVLNHHQGSMIFLPPSSQWRNLRKLCNNHIFNAQILDANKSIRRQKVRELLAHVRESAQVGRAIDIGQAAFTTALNLLSNTIFSVDVVRPDSETTQEFKAAVWGMMEEAGKPNLSDYFPVLRPLDPQGIKRRATIYTRRLYKLFDEMIDQRLYSRASLPSPPTRNNDLLDVLLDHFLDSTSEIGRPAIKSLLGDIFVAGTDTISTTIEWAMAELLHNPDSMTKVQWELQENVGKGKPAEETDIARFPYLKAVVKETLRLHPPVPLLIPHRAESEVEICGFTVPKDAQVLVNLWAIVRDPSIWTNPDSFVPDRFLQESSGIDVRGQDFELIPFGAGRRICPGMPLALRMLHLILASLLQSFDWKIEDGLSPKDMDMTDKFGITLQKALPLRAIPIETRRS; from the exons ATGAATTTCTTTACCTTGGTGATAGGTCTCTTGTTGGTGCTGTGGAGTCAGCGAGCATGGATCTCCGTCCTTATCCTTGGCATGAGACACAAAAGGCTCCCACCAGGCCCCGTCCCTCTCCCCATCGTTGGGAGCCTCTTCAAACTCGGTAACAAACCCAACGAGTCTCTCGCCCGACTCGCTAAGACCTATGGCCCACTCATGACTCTGAAACTCGGTTGCGTGACCACTGTAGTTGCTTCCTCTGCCACCATGGCCAAAGAGGTCCTCCAAACCCACGACCAGGCCCTCTCCGGTCGATTTGTCGTGGATGCCGTTCGGGTTCTGAACCACCACCAGGGGTCCATGATATTTCTCCCTCCTTCCTCCCAGTGGCGAAACCTTCGCAAGCTCTGCAACAATCATATCTTCAACGCACAGATACTTGACGCCAACAAATCCATTCGGCGCCAGAAGGTAAGAGAGCTCCTCGCTCATGTCCGCGAAAGTGCCCAGGTGGGACGAGCCATTGACATTGGTCAGGCTGCATTCACCACCGCCCTTAACCTGCTATCGAACACCATCTTCTCCGTTGACGTGGTCCGTCCAGACTCCGAGACCACACAGGAGTTCAAAGCGGCGGTGTGGGGAATGATGGAAGAAGCAGGAAAGCCAAATCtttcggattattttcctgtATTGAGACCATTAGACCCGCAGGGTATAAAGCGCCGTGCGACGATTTATACAAGAAGACTATACAAGCTGTTCGACGAAATGATCGACCAACGATTGTACTCCAGAGCTTCACTTCCTTCTCCTCCCACGAGGAATAATGATCTTCTAGATGTCTTACTCGATCACTTCCTAGACAGCACTTCCGAGATCGGCCGTCCCGCTATCAAATCGTTGCTTGGG GACATATTTGTAGCTGGGACCGATACGATCTCTACGACAATAGAGTGGGCGATGGCAGAGCTACTCCATAACCCAGACTCAATGACGAAGGTTCAATGGGAGCTCCAAGAAAATGTTGGTAAGGGGAAACCAGCGGAGGAGACTGATATCGCTCGGTTCCCTTACTTAAAAGCAGTGGTGAAGGAGACCTTGAGGCTGCACCCACCAGTTCCGCTATTGATTCCTCACAGAGCCGAAAGTGAAGTGGAGATCTGTGGGTTCACTGTGCCCAAGGATGCCCAAGTGCTGGTGAACTTGTGGGCTATTGTTCGAGATCCCAGCATATGGACGAACCCGGATTCGTTCGTTCCTGATAGATTCTTGCAGGAGTCGTCTGGGATTGATGTCAGAGGGCAAGACTTCGAACTCATCCCATTCGGGGCTGGAAGAAGGATATGTCCAGGGATGCCACTTGCGTTGCGGATGTTGCACCTGATTTTGGCTTCACTTTTGCAATCGTTTGATTGGAAGATTGAAGATGGGCTGAGCCCCAAGGACATGGACATGACCGATAAGTTTGGGATCACCTTGCAGAAAGCTCTACCCCTTAGAGCGATACCAATTGAGACGAGACGGTCTTGA